A single window of Paenibacillus sp. FSL H8-0537 DNA harbors:
- a CDS encoding ATP-binding protein, whose protein sequence is MRDFLRLGTRTILLHLAVISVVAGLVASYLLSSTPGSPRIQSEEGILDLTQDHVSQNLLKLQGEWTFYWQELLSPEEIRSRIEKGGQADRYINIPGSWLDYKLNGQELQGEGFATFRLVIKLSEQDRNERLALRLPSIFHAYKLWVNGELLAEVGVVGQAKSDMTPHLATKLVFFQPKNDKVELVMQVSNFHHKRGGITTYIELGGSDELTVRTKLKVATDMFITAGLLVIGLYNLLLFVLRRKDRAPLYFGLFTVLFGIRSLLNGEIMITQLLPHFPWELQFKIEYLILCISGYIITMYFECIFPNYVSRWFRLCTHIATGALCLIVVMTPALIYSKLLLVIGVIVVLQMAYLMIGLAYAALRRMEGALIFLLVSVVTLVTVINDFLYYSEWSPIGNTSPFGLLVFTIAQMILLSSRFTRAATNEERIARELLGANNKLSEMNTNLERIVMERTHELSAAHENLRTSYERLLHSEQGRKKLLAYITHDLRMPLSSMLGYVEAVKDMVKPERNEQYLKYIQDNTIRINRMIEELSFLSHLETGQIAYRMEPVHAIHFLRGFFEQYELVVRDAGLDFILDIGNIEDQRPDMPVVEMDAQRLEQALFNLVSNAMKFTTSGGVVRLALALDELKDNRCAIISVQDSGTGIPPEQLEQIFNRNYRYDRSGMENGIEGSGLGLAICREIVQAHGGAVRAESDGKTGSIFYVSLPLYF, encoded by the coding sequence ATGAGGGATTTTCTCCGATTGGGTACTCGTACTATCTTGCTTCATTTAGCTGTTATTTCCGTAGTTGCTGGTTTGGTCGCAAGCTATCTCCTCTCGTCTACACCGGGTTCCCCTCGGATTCAAAGCGAAGAAGGCATTCTAGATTTAACGCAGGATCATGTCAGTCAGAATTTGCTAAAGCTGCAAGGGGAATGGACGTTCTACTGGCAAGAGCTGCTTTCGCCTGAGGAAATACGAAGCCGCATCGAAAAAGGGGGACAGGCTGATCGATACATCAACATCCCCGGATCCTGGCTAGACTACAAGCTCAATGGTCAAGAGCTTCAAGGAGAAGGCTTTGCCACATTTCGACTGGTCATTAAGCTTAGCGAGCAGGATCGGAATGAGCGGCTTGCACTACGGCTGCCTTCTATTTTTCATGCGTATAAATTATGGGTTAATGGTGAGCTGCTAGCAGAAGTCGGTGTGGTTGGTCAGGCCAAAAGTGACATGACACCCCATCTGGCAACGAAGCTGGTGTTCTTCCAGCCCAAAAACGATAAGGTAGAGCTGGTTATGCAAGTATCGAACTTCCATCATAAGCGAGGCGGCATCACCACGTATATAGAGCTGGGCGGCAGTGATGAGTTAACGGTCAGGACAAAGCTGAAGGTTGCCACAGATATGTTCATAACGGCAGGCCTGCTGGTGATTGGCTTGTATAATCTGCTGTTGTTCGTGCTGCGACGCAAGGATAGGGCTCCGTTGTACTTTGGTCTGTTCACCGTGTTGTTCGGCATCCGCTCTTTGCTCAACGGCGAGATTATGATTACACAATTGCTTCCTCATTTTCCCTGGGAATTGCAGTTCAAGATTGAGTATTTAATTCTTTGCATCAGTGGTTATATCATCACCATGTATTTTGAATGCATTTTCCCGAATTATGTGTCGCGATGGTTTCGTCTTTGCACCCATATCGCAACTGGCGCGCTCTGCCTAATTGTTGTGATGACCCCTGCGCTAATCTATTCCAAATTGTTACTGGTGATTGGTGTAATCGTTGTACTGCAGATGGCGTATTTGATGATCGGGCTTGCCTACGCGGCTTTGCGGCGTATGGAGGGAGCGCTGATCTTCCTGCTCGTGTCGGTGGTTACTCTCGTTACGGTTATCAACGATTTTTTATATTACAGCGAATGGTCACCCATCGGAAATACATCTCCGTTTGGTCTGTTGGTATTTACGATCGCACAGATGATTCTGCTTTCTTCAAGATTTACGAGGGCGGCAACGAACGAAGAGAGGATAGCACGCGAGCTGCTGGGAGCGAATAACAAGCTGTCTGAAATGAATACCAATTTGGAGCGGATCGTGATGGAGCGCACACATGAGTTATCCGCAGCTCACGAAAATCTCCGCACGTCATATGAGCGGTTACTCCACTCTGAGCAAGGGAGGAAGAAGCTGCTTGCCTACATTACACATGATTTGCGCATGCCGCTGTCCAGCATGCTTGGTTATGTCGAGGCTGTGAAGGACATGGTTAAGCCGGAGCGCAATGAACAGTACCTGAAGTATATTCAGGACAACACGATTAGGATTAATCGCATGATCGAGGAGTTGTCCTTCTTGTCACATCTGGAGACGGGGCAAATAGCGTATCGAATGGAACCGGTTCATGCGATTCACTTCTTGCGTGGTTTTTTTGAACAGTATGAGCTGGTTGTGCGTGACGCAGGGCTGGATTTCATACTGGATATCGGAAATATAGAAGACCAACGACCCGACATGCCTGTTGTTGAGATGGATGCACAAAGATTAGAGCAGGCTTTGTTTAATCTAGTGTCGAACGCGATGAAGTTCACCACTAGCGGCGGGGTGGTGCGTCTTGCACTTGCCTTGGACGAGCTGAAGGATAACCGCTGTGCGATTATTAGCGTACAAGACTCTGGTACGGGTATTCCTCCGGAGCAGCTTGAGCAAATCTTCAATCGCAATTACAGATATGATCGATCAGGCATGGAAAATGGCATAGAGGGAAGCGGCCTCGGGCTGGCGATTTGCAGGGAAATCGTACAAGCGCATGGCGGGGCGGTTCGAGCGGAGAGCGATGGCAAGACGGGGTCGATATTCTATGTATCGCTGCCTCTGTATTTTTGA
- a CDS encoding S-layer homology domain-containing protein, translating to MRRPGAKWLVVLVTAVMLWNAIIGGGFGSGKAFAANEFSGNGTSSSPYLIGTADQLNEIRGSYLNKDLFFKLTKNIDLNTSSYKDNWTPIGDRSNAPFRGNFDGNGFVISGLTIDKQSNNLGLFGNTSVESVIHNIKLENVNVTGLNSVGGLVGANKGMITNSYVTGQVNGDDHTGGLVGHNGVTLFNTNAIIDHSFAVVDVFGAYGTGGLTGGNTGTITYSYATGDVKGDYAVGGLAGENDGSISYGYATGGMLDGQSIGGLVGSNSGAIDSSFATGRVNGTYYTGGLTGYNYGTISKSYSTGDVYGDQHVGGLVSNLEVAGSISDSFATGNVSGSYYVGGLIGYDYANSTGAYSNSYASGNVSGIADVGNLSSRDLGNNVGSLYLDSSMKGPVAGWDFVNLWAVDPLRNNGYPYLQDTLFQLQYDGNGNNGGTVPSDANSYFPGETASVYAGPINLTRTGYTFSGWNTQPNGHGNSYSGSLQIMPYTTLYAQWAAQSSAATLTSGIGVVSQGGTANETITNIPYGTSLAVLKEEITPATNATFEIYDADGATVATTLASGNKVIVTAADGLTKVIYTVTVIASSEKDITAFSFAEQTEAATINQAAQTVVVEVAGGTDVTSLKAAFTLSAGATASVGSIVQVSGTTANDFTNAVIYEVKAEDGSTQNWTVTVTKSSEKEITAFSVIGVTQTKAAVINTTDYTVDVEVAFGTSLTSLSNLKATFSLSSGATAKIGSVVQISGTTANDMRTPVTYIITAADGSSQEWLVNVYIEASNAKDITAFSFTSQTKPATINAAAHTVDIEVKSGTNVANLVATFSLTLSSSARVNGVSQRSGITSNNFTNPVTYVVQAENGTRQNWVVTVTVAPPSSAKDITAFSFAEQSRAATISAAAQTVEIEVTNGTSLNGLKASFTLSAGAAAKVSNVTQMSGTTTNDFTTPLTYVVTAEDGSIKNWTVTVTVAASSAKAITAFSLAEQTGAATINAAAHTIAVQVAHGTDLNGLVASFALSPGASAMVGSVNQVSGTTANDFTNAVTYIVEAADGSTQNWTVTVSIATAAASSAKAITAFSLAEQTGAATINTTTHTIAIEVANGTDVSNLVATFTLSADASAKVGTVDQVSGTTNNDFSAPVVYTVTAEDGSTQDWTVTVSVAKSNVATLTSLIGIVSSRGTVNETITSIPYGTTLAVFKAAITPAPKAAFNVYDSDGNTLATVLATGQKVIVTAEDGITKVTYTVTVNAAPGGNGSTPPSTAPSDGGSAGNPSDNGSEENPSTNPQPTIVFSDISGHWAEEAIKQAVQSEMINGYPDGTFKPNYTVTRAEFVVMLMNALKPKTVGVELNFTDADKIGTWAQEAVAQAMQEGIIKGYGDGSFRPNAEITRAEMVAMIANALKLSTELGATGFADDKDIPEWVRGAIVAIKNLGIIQGMGNNRFHSTGNATRAEAVTVLINMLARQNQ from the coding sequence ATGCGTAGACCGGGAGCGAAATGGTTGGTCGTGCTGGTGACGGCGGTCATGTTATGGAATGCCATAATTGGAGGGGGCTTCGGAAGTGGCAAAGCCTTCGCGGCGAATGAATTTTCTGGTAATGGCACATCGAGCAGTCCGTATCTTATTGGAACGGCCGATCAGCTTAACGAAATCAGGGGTTCTTATCTGAATAAGGATCTTTTTTTCAAGCTGACAAAAAATATTGATTTGAATACCAGCAGCTATAAGGATAACTGGACACCGATTGGAGATAGATCGAATGCACCTTTTCGGGGGAATTTCGACGGCAACGGATTTGTGATTTCTGGGCTGACTATTGATAAGCAGAGTAATAACCTGGGATTGTTCGGTAATACCAGCGTAGAGAGTGTTATTCATAATATAAAGCTGGAAAATGTAAATGTTACCGGTTTGAATTCGGTAGGCGGTCTGGTTGGCGCTAATAAAGGTATGATCACAAACAGCTATGTAACAGGTCAAGTAAATGGAGACGATCATACAGGCGGTTTAGTTGGTCACAATGGTGTCACGCTTTTCAATACGAATGCGATTATTGACCATAGCTTCGCTGTTGTGGATGTGTTTGGAGCGTATGGAACAGGCGGCCTTACGGGAGGCAATACGGGAACAATCACGTATAGCTACGCGACGGGGGACGTGAAAGGAGATTATGCAGTAGGGGGCTTGGCAGGTGAGAATGATGGATCGATTAGTTACGGCTACGCCACCGGAGGAATGTTGGATGGACAAAGTATAGGCGGATTAGTGGGCAGCAATTCTGGAGCAATTGACAGCAGCTTTGCCACGGGACGGGTGAACGGAACGTACTATACGGGTGGTTTAACAGGCTACAATTATGGAACGATCAGCAAGAGCTATTCCACAGGGGATGTATACGGAGATCAGCATGTCGGGGGCTTGGTCAGCAACCTTGAAGTAGCCGGCTCCATCAGCGACAGCTTTGCCACAGGGAATGTAAGCGGATCATATTATGTGGGCGGCTTGATAGGGTATGATTACGCCAATAGTACAGGGGCGTATAGCAACAGCTACGCCAGCGGGAATGTGAGCGGAATTGCTGACGTAGGAAATTTGAGCAGCAGGGACTTGGGGAATAATGTCGGCAGTCTCTACCTGGACTCAAGTATGAAAGGACCTGTTGCCGGGTGGGATTTTGTCAACCTATGGGCGGTAGATCCGCTGCGTAATAACGGCTATCCTTATTTGCAGGATACTTTGTTTCAACTGCAATATGACGGGAACGGAAACAACGGGGGGACTGTTCCAAGCGACGCCAACTCGTATTTTCCGGGTGAAACGGCCAGTGTTTATGCGGGGCCAATTAACCTAACGAGGACGGGATATACGTTCAGCGGCTGGAACACACAGCCAAACGGGCACGGCAATAGCTATAGCGGCTCTTTGCAGATTATGCCTTATACGACCTTATATGCACAATGGGCTGCACAAAGCTCCGCGGCCACATTGACTTCCGGTATCGGAGTCGTCAGCCAGGGCGGAACGGCAAACGAAACGATAACAAACATCCCATACGGAACCTCATTAGCTGTTTTAAAGGAAGAGATCACACCAGCAACTAATGCGACTTTTGAAATTTACGATGCAGACGGAGCGACTGTGGCGACGACCCTGGCTTCTGGCAATAAGGTCATTGTAACCGCGGCGGATGGTTTGACGAAGGTTATCTATACCGTGACCGTCATTGCTAGCAGTGAAAAGGATATTACAGCCTTCAGCTTCGCTGAACAGACCGAAGCAGCAACGATTAATCAGGCTGCCCAGACAGTAGTGGTAGAGGTGGCGGGCGGCACTGATGTGACTAGTTTGAAAGCCGCATTCACGTTATCTGCTGGCGCGACGGCTTCGGTTGGCTCTATTGTTCAGGTAAGCGGGACGACGGCCAATGACTTTACAAATGCGGTCATCTATGAGGTGAAGGCGGAGGACGGCAGCACGCAAAATTGGACAGTCACCGTGACGAAGAGCAGCGAGAAAGAGATCACGGCATTTTCAGTAATTGGGGTTACACAAACGAAAGCTGCAGTTATTAATACGACTGACTATACTGTAGATGTTGAGGTCGCCTTCGGAACGAGCCTGACTAGCTTGTCTAATTTGAAGGCAACGTTCTCCTTGTCTTCTGGAGCGACAGCGAAAATCGGCAGTGTCGTTCAAATAAGTGGTACTACTGCCAACGATATGAGAACGCCTGTCACATATATCATAACAGCGGCAGATGGCAGTTCTCAGGAATGGCTCGTTAATGTCTACATTGAAGCGAGCAATGCAAAAGACATTACGGCGTTCAGTTTTACTTCGCAAACCAAGCCGGCAACGATTAATGCAGCTGCCCACACGGTAGACATTGAAGTGAAGAGCGGCACGAATGTGGCTAATTTGGTCGCCACTTTCTCGTTAACTTTATCATCCAGCGCCAGGGTTAATGGCGTATCTCAAAGAAGTGGCATAACATCTAACAATTTCACGAATCCCGTTACTTATGTAGTGCAGGCGGAAAATGGAACTAGGCAAAATTGGGTCGTTACGGTGACCGTTGCGCCGCCGAGCAGTGCAAAGGATATTACAGCGTTCAGCTTTGCGGAGCAAAGCAGAGCAGCAACGATCAGTGCTGCCGCGCAAACGGTTGAGATTGAAGTGACGAATGGTACTAGTCTGAATGGTCTAAAAGCAAGCTTCACATTATCCGCGGGAGCCGCAGCTAAAGTCAGCAATGTAACACAAATGAGTGGTACGACGACGAATGATTTTACGACCCCGTTGACTTATGTCGTGACTGCGGAGGATGGCAGCATCAAGAATTGGACGGTCACGGTGACTGTCGCGGCAAGCAGTGCGAAGGCGATCACGGCATTCAGCCTTGCAGAGCAGACAGGAGCGGCGACGATTAATGCCGCAGCCCATACGATTGCGGTTCAAGTGGCGCATGGAACGGATTTGAATGGTCTTGTGGCAAGCTTCGCGTTATCACCGGGAGCATCGGCAATGGTTGGTTCGGTGAATCAAGTGAGTGGTACAACCGCGAATGATTTTACGAATGCAGTGACCTATATTGTAGAGGCGGCTGACGGAAGCACGCAGAACTGGACGGTTACGGTAAGCATTGCGACGGCTGCGGCAAGCAGTGCGAAAGCGATCACAGCATTCAGCTTGGCAGAGCAGACAGGAGCCGCAACGATTAATACGACCACCCACACGATTGCAATTGAAGTGGCGAACGGCACGGACGTGAGCAACTTGGTGGCCACGTTTACGTTGTCTGCCGACGCATCCGCCAAGGTCGGCACGGTAGATCAGGTAAGTGGAACAACCAACAATGACTTCTCAGCTCCGGTCGTATACACGGTGACTGCGGAGGATGGTAGCACGCAAGACTGGACGGTTACGGTAAGCGTTGCGAAGAGCAATGTGGCTACGCTAACGTCGCTGATAGGGATCGTAAGCTCAAGAGGTACGGTTAACGAAACCATTACGAGCATTCCATACGGTACAACGTTAGCCGTATTCAAGGCGGCGATTACGCCAGCACCGAAGGCAGCTTTCAATGTATACGATTCTGACGGTAATACCCTGGCTACCGTATTGGCAACAGGTCAGAAAGTCATCGTTACCGCAGAGGATGGAATCACGAAGGTGACATATACCGTAACCGTGAATGCCGCCCCTGGAGGTAACGGATCGACGCCTCCAAGTACAGCTCCATCTGACGGTGGATCCGCTGGCAATCCTTCTGATAATGGGTCTGAAGAGAATCCCTCTACAAATCCACAACCGACGATTGTTTTCAGCGACATTAGTGGGCACTGGGCAGAGGAGGCCATTAAGCAAGCCGTACAAAGTGAAATGATTAACGGTTACCCGGATGGTACTTTCAAACCGAACTACACGGTGACCCGCGCTGAATTCGTGGTCATGCTGATGAACGCGTTGAAGCCAAAGACAGTGGGAGTGGAGCTAAACTTCACCGATGCGGATAAGATTGGGACATGGGCACAGGAAGCCGTCGCGCAAGCCATGCAAGAAGGTATTATTAAAGGGTATGGAGATGGCTCGTTCCGACCGAACGCAGAAATAACGCGTGCGGAGATGGTCGCTATGATTGCCAATGCGCTTAAGCTTTCGACCGAATTGGGAGCAACGGGCTTCGCGGACGACAAGGATATACCTGAATGGGTGAGAGGCGCGATAGTTGCGATAAAGAATCTTGGCATCATTCAAGGTATGGGGAATAACCGGTTCCATTCGACTGGCAATGCGACGAGAGCGGAGGCAGTAACCGTTCTAATCAACATGCTGGCTCGGCAAAATCAGTAG
- a CDS encoding transglutaminase-like domain-containing protein gives MTYTCESNHLENYLELLPEVDYDHFSIKALAAELDRQSSNEMDYVKNAFEYVRDHISHSWDIQSSRITCKASDVLFFKEGICYAKSNLLCALLRSRGIPAGFCYQRLTLGDTPDTGHVIHALNAVYMRSIGKWIRLDARGNKSGVDAQFSLEEEKVAFPIREEYEELNYPIIYTKPHVKTINALLQHSDCTAMYLHGLPSSL, from the coding sequence ATGACATATACATGCGAGTCCAATCACTTAGAAAACTATTTAGAATTATTACCAGAGGTTGATTATGATCATTTTTCAATCAAAGCTTTAGCCGCGGAACTAGATCGCCAATCGTCCAATGAAATGGATTATGTTAAAAATGCTTTTGAATATGTTCGTGACCACATCTCGCATTCATGGGATATCCAAAGCTCTCGCATTACGTGCAAAGCATCTGATGTTCTTTTCTTCAAGGAGGGAATTTGTTATGCAAAATCGAATTTATTATGCGCTTTATTAAGGAGCCGAGGAATACCCGCCGGGTTCTGTTACCAGCGTCTAACCTTGGGAGATACTCCTGATACAGGTCACGTTATCCATGCGCTAAACGCCGTTTACATGAGGTCCATTGGAAAATGGATTCGATTAGATGCACGGGGAAATAAATCGGGGGTAGATGCTCAGTTCTCATTAGAAGAAGAGAAAGTGGCTTTTCCAATACGCGAGGAATACGAAGAACTCAATTATCCTATCATTTATACGAAGCCCCATGTCAAAACAATCAACGCTTTACTTCAACATTCAGATTGCACCGCTATGTATCTCCATGGTTTGCCTTCGAGCTTGTAG
- a CDS encoding DNA alkylation repair protein codes for MKFEEVMQELEALGKEHTKKKYISNGAHEPLFGVATGAMKPIARKTKKNQPLAEQLYATGNYDAMYFAGVIAEPKAMSEADFDRWIDAAYFFMLSDYVVAVTLAETDIAQQVADKWMASGEELRMSAGWSCYCWLLGSRKDSEFSESKLSGMLDKVRDTIHDAPERAKYAMNNFVYTTAVSYVPLHDKAVETATAIGPVEVTDAKSKSKRLDAAGNIQKDVDKGRIGFKRNYVRC; via the coding sequence ATGAAGTTCGAAGAGGTTATGCAGGAGCTTGAAGCGCTTGGCAAGGAGCACACCAAAAAAAAATATATATCCAATGGAGCACATGAGCCCTTGTTTGGTGTGGCGACAGGCGCGATGAAGCCGATTGCTCGGAAAACGAAAAAAAACCAGCCGCTGGCCGAGCAGCTTTACGCGACCGGAAATTACGACGCGATGTATTTTGCCGGCGTAATTGCGGAGCCTAAGGCGATGTCGGAGGCTGACTTTGACCGCTGGATAGACGCTGCCTATTTCTTCATGCTGTCTGATTACGTCGTAGCGGTAACGCTAGCGGAAACAGATATTGCGCAGCAGGTGGCTGATAAATGGATGGCAAGCGGCGAGGAGCTGCGTATGTCGGCAGGCTGGAGCTGCTATTGCTGGCTGCTTGGCAGCCGTAAGGACAGCGAGTTTTCCGAGAGCAAGCTGTCCGGAATGCTGGATAAGGTTCGTGATACGATTCACGATGCTCCTGAACGCGCCAAATACGCGATGAATAATTTCGTCTATACGACAGCTGTATCCTATGTGCCGCTGCATGACAAGGCGGTCGAAACCGCCACGGCTATCGGGCCGGTGGAGGTGACGGACGCGAAGTCCAAGAGCAAGCGTCTCGACGCCGCAGGCAATATTCAGAAGGATGTCGATAAAGGCCGAATCGGCTTTAAACGCAATTACGTAAGATGCTGA
- a CDS encoding DUF4256 domain-containing protein, giving the protein MTTSPNSASKELSAEQQEELLKALKARFDKNTDRHQGLEWTSVQAKLEAQAGKLWSLHEMERTGGEPDVVGYDNETGEFIFMDCSAESPKGRRSICYDREALESRKEHKPQNSAVEMAESMGIELLTEEQYRELQELGKFDLKTSSWVKTPANIRELGGAVFCDRRYNMVFMYHNGAESYYGARGFRGWLRV; this is encoded by the coding sequence ATGACAACGAGTCCAAACAGTGCTTCAAAGGAGCTGTCAGCAGAACAGCAGGAGGAATTGCTTAAAGCCTTGAAAGCCCGTTTCGATAAAAATACAGATCGGCATCAAGGTCTTGAATGGACGAGCGTCCAAGCGAAGCTTGAAGCTCAAGCCGGAAAGCTATGGTCGCTTCATGAAATGGAACGAACTGGCGGTGAACCGGATGTCGTTGGTTATGACAATGAGACGGGCGAGTTTATTTTTATGGATTGCTCGGCGGAAAGTCCTAAAGGGCGCAGAAGCATTTGCTACGACCGTGAGGCGCTAGAGTCACGGAAAGAGCATAAGCCGCAAAATAGTGCGGTAGAAATGGCGGAGTCCATGGGTATTGAGCTTTTGACAGAAGAGCAATATCGGGAGCTTCAGGAGCTTGGGAAATTCGATTTGAAAACGTCCAGCTGGGTGAAAACACCCGCTAATATTAGAGAGCTCGGCGGTGCTGTTTTTTGTGATCGTCGCTATAACATGGTCTTCATGTATCATAATGGAGCAGAATCCTATTATGGTGCTAGAGGGTTCCGGGGCTGGCTAAGGGTGTAG
- a CDS encoding response regulator, which yields MVRVMLIDDEEDALDLLDILLGQMDDVQVVGRYMNPIQAIEALGQSPADAVFLDNQMPGMKGTEAARIIRSMFPQMPIVFTTAFAEYAVEAFEIQSIDYLLKPFTIDRLQSTVSRIKQTLAESAILSRQRAGAGPAVQCLGGFQLVLPDNTNKGLTWKTKKEKELCAFLIHYAGRPVGTASIIEALWPGYDLSKAKTYLYTCLSYLRKSLAEHHIPIHITKADQGFGASLDGVTVDVIVFEQLLSSTLAMVELDERSYHKINELYKGEYMEACDFNWATARQLELKASYVHLLRKGHSHFQGQGKLSLAIDSLQKLLSLAPDSELDGRELIKLHLKMGNRNEAYRVCLQLQQAVRLHLGAELEAETLRLIEETTDQTERQG from the coding sequence ATGGTTCGTGTAATGCTCATTGACGATGAAGAGGATGCACTGGATTTATTGGATATACTGCTAGGGCAAATGGACGATGTTCAAGTAGTAGGAAGATATATGAATCCGATTCAAGCGATTGAGGCTTTAGGTCAGTCACCCGCAGATGCCGTGTTTCTAGACAACCAAATGCCGGGAATGAAGGGCACGGAGGCTGCTAGAATCATCAGAAGCATGTTCCCGCAAATGCCGATCGTATTCACAACGGCTTTTGCCGAATATGCGGTCGAAGCGTTTGAAATTCAGTCGATTGACTACCTGCTGAAGCCATTTACAATAGACAGATTGCAGAGCACGGTGTCGCGCATCAAGCAGACCCTAGCCGAGTCCGCTATTCTTTCACGTCAGAGAGCGGGGGCCGGACCTGCTGTTCAATGCTTGGGAGGCTTCCAGCTTGTATTGCCTGATAACACAAACAAGGGACTGACATGGAAAACGAAGAAGGAAAAGGAGCTTTGCGCGTTTCTCATCCATTATGCCGGGAGGCCTGTTGGAACCGCCTCCATTATTGAGGCATTATGGCCGGGCTATGATTTGAGCAAGGCGAAGACGTATTTGTATACATGCCTGTCTTATTTAAGGAAAAGTCTGGCGGAGCATCACATTCCGATACATATTACAAAAGCAGATCAAGGCTTTGGCGCTTCCTTGGACGGAGTGACGGTCGACGTTATTGTATTTGAGCAGCTGCTCAGCAGTACGTTGGCGATGGTGGAGCTGGATGAAAGATCCTATCATAAAATAAACGAGCTGTACAAAGGTGAATATATGGAAGCCTGCGATTTCAATTGGGCCACTGCTAGACAGCTGGAGCTGAAAGCCTCGTACGTTCACTTGCTTCGCAAAGGGCACTCCCATTTTCAAGGTCAGGGAAAGCTTTCACTTGCAATAGACAGCCTGCAAAAGCTATTGTCGCTAGCCCCGGATTCGGAGCTGGACGGAAGAGAGTTAATTAAGCTGCACTTGAAGATGGGCAATCGCAATGAGGCGTACCGTGTTTGTCTACAGCTGCAGCAAGCAGTCCGCCTGCATTTGGGAGCTGAGCTAGAGGCAGAGACCTTGCGGCTAATAGAAGAAACGACAGACCAGACAGAGCGGCAAGGCTGA